One Microbacterium keratanolyticum DNA window includes the following coding sequences:
- a CDS encoding ABC-F family ATP-binding cassette domain-containing protein yields the protein MTATLVAKGLAGGYGHRTLFDSLDLTVAPGDVVGVVGANGAGKSTLLRLLAGIDEPQAGTISLAPADAFVGWLPQEHERVEGETVVEYIARRTGCAQATGDMDAAAVALGDPSLSTVPGADPADVYSAALERWLASGAADLDERVPAVLADLGLEVEGAALMTSLSGGQAARVGLAALLLSRFDIVLLDEPTNDLDLEGLERLETFVKGLRGGVVLVSHDREFLARCVTRVLELDLAQNSNRVFGGGYDAYLGERETLRRQQREKYDEFADKKADLVARARTQREWSSQGVRNAMRKAPDNDKIKRKASAESSEKQAQKVRQMESRIARLEEVEEPRKEWQLEFTIGSAPRSSSVVSTLSSAVFRQGTFTLGPVSLQVNAGERIGITGPNGAGKSTLLRALLGTQHPDEGTASLGASVQIGEIDQARSLLVGSKPLADTFEAIVGDMTSGDVRTLLAKFGLKADHVNRPVEELSPGERTRAGLALLQARGINLLVLDEPTNHLDLPAIEQLEQALESYEGTLLLVTHDRRMLAAVQTDRHWRVDAGQVSEV from the coding sequence ATGACCGCAACGCTCGTCGCCAAGGGCCTGGCTGGGGGCTATGGCCACCGCACCCTGTTCGATTCCCTTGATCTGACTGTTGCGCCCGGTGACGTCGTCGGAGTCGTCGGAGCGAACGGTGCGGGCAAGTCGACACTGCTGCGCCTGCTCGCCGGCATCGATGAGCCCCAGGCCGGAACGATCTCGTTGGCTCCGGCGGATGCCTTCGTCGGCTGGCTTCCGCAGGAGCACGAGCGCGTCGAGGGCGAGACGGTCGTCGAGTACATCGCGCGTCGCACCGGGTGCGCGCAGGCGACGGGCGACATGGATGCCGCGGCAGTCGCCCTCGGGGATCCCTCGCTGTCGACGGTCCCGGGCGCAGATCCAGCCGACGTCTACTCTGCGGCCCTCGAGCGCTGGCTGGCAAGTGGCGCCGCAGACCTTGATGAGCGCGTTCCCGCGGTGCTTGCCGACCTCGGACTCGAGGTCGAGGGTGCAGCACTGATGACGTCGCTTTCGGGTGGGCAGGCGGCCCGCGTCGGTCTCGCAGCGCTCCTGCTCTCGCGCTTCGACATCGTGCTGCTCGACGAGCCGACGAACGACCTCGATCTCGAAGGTCTCGAGCGCCTCGAAACCTTCGTGAAGGGTCTCCGGGGCGGGGTCGTGCTGGTCAGCCACGATCGCGAGTTTCTCGCACGCTGCGTGACCCGAGTGCTCGAACTCGATCTGGCGCAGAACTCCAACCGTGTGTTCGGCGGTGGCTACGACGCCTATCTGGGAGAACGGGAGACGCTGCGCCGCCAGCAGCGTGAGAAGTACGACGAGTTCGCCGACAAGAAAGCCGATCTCGTCGCACGTGCGAGAACGCAGCGCGAGTGGTCAAGTCAGGGCGTGCGCAACGCCATGCGGAAGGCGCCAGACAACGACAAGATCAAGCGCAAGGCATCCGCGGAATCCAGCGAGAAGCAGGCCCAGAAGGTGCGCCAGATGGAGAGCCGCATCGCACGCCTCGAAGAGGTCGAAGAACCGCGCAAAGAGTGGCAGCTCGAATTCACGATCGGTTCTGCGCCGCGCTCCAGCTCGGTGGTCTCCACGCTCAGCTCCGCCGTCTTCCGGCAGGGCACCTTCACGCTCGGGCCGGTGTCGCTGCAGGTGAACGCGGGGGAGCGCATCGGCATCACGGGGCCGAACGGGGCAGGCAAATCGACGCTGCTGCGGGCGCTCCTCGGCACGCAGCATCCCGATGAGGGTACTGCGAGTCTCGGCGCCAGCGTGCAGATCGGAGAAATCGATCAGGCGCGCTCGCTGCTGGTGGGCTCCAAGCCTCTCGCAGACACGTTCGAGGCGATCGTCGGTGACATGACCTCGGGCGACGTGCGCACATTGCTGGCGAAGTTCGGCCTCAAAGCCGACCATGTGAACCGCCCGGTCGAAGAGCTCTCGCCGGGAGAGCGCACGCGCGCCGGCCTCGCGCTGCTGCAGGCGCGCGGCATCAATCTGCTGGTGCTTGACGAACCGACGAACCACCTCGATCTGCCTGCGATCGAGCAGCTCGAACAGGCACTGGAATCCTACGAGGGAACGCTGCTGCTCGTGACACACGACCGGCGGATGCTCGCTGCCGTGCAGACCGATCGGCACTGGCGCGTCGATGCGGGACAGGTCTCGGAGGTGTAG
- a CDS encoding SDR family oxidoreductase produces MAVHLLTGAGSGIGALVAKRLIARGDELVLLARDAGRARALAEQLPGAQTLVGDLSEPGRLSWALSHQSLPARLDSLVHVAGIVDLGAVADTPVNLWESQLAVNLVGPAELTRLLLPQLRLTRGQVLFVNSGAGLRTSAGWSAYAASKHGLRALADGLRAEEAEHGIRVGTIYPSRTATPMQERVFQQEGREYTTAGLIDPDVAATTILAMLDLPRGAQLTDVTLRAE; encoded by the coding sequence GTGGCTGTTCATCTTCTCACCGGCGCGGGGTCCGGAATCGGTGCTCTTGTCGCGAAACGCTTGATCGCGCGGGGTGACGAGCTCGTTCTTCTTGCCCGGGACGCCGGTCGCGCGCGTGCGCTGGCAGAGCAGCTTCCGGGGGCGCAGACCCTTGTCGGAGACTTGTCCGAGCCAGGACGCCTGTCGTGGGCGCTCTCGCACCAGAGTCTTCCCGCACGGCTTGACAGCCTCGTGCATGTCGCAGGGATCGTCGATCTGGGAGCAGTCGCGGATACGCCAGTGAACCTCTGGGAGTCTCAGCTCGCCGTGAACCTCGTCGGGCCGGCGGAACTCACCCGTCTCCTGCTGCCCCAACTGCGTCTCACGCGCGGGCAGGTGCTGTTCGTCAACTCGGGTGCCGGGTTGCGCACCTCCGCAGGATGGTCCGCGTACGCGGCATCCAAGCATGGTCTGCGCGCGCTGGCTGATGGGCTGCGCGCAGAGGAAGCCGAGCACGGCATCCGCGTCGGCACGATCTATCCCAGCCGCACCGCCACTCCCATGCAGGAGCGCGTGTTTCAGCAAGAGGGTCGCGAGTACACCACAGCAGGACTGATTGATCCGGATGTCGCCGCAACAACGATCCTGGCGATGCTCGATCTCCCGCGCGGCGCACAGCTGACGGATGTGACATTGCGCGCAGAGTGA
- a CDS encoding GNAT family N-acetyltransferase, protein MTLADRYELIHDAPPVDAYVALRTDAGLSPKTVEQGAAAIAGTWFFCHIRERSTAQVVAMGRVIGDGGWYFHIADIATHPDHQRMGLGRAVMDTLVARIQDTAPANPYITLLADPPGRRLYEQIGFVETAPTVGMRRS, encoded by the coding sequence ATGACTCTCGCCGACCGGTACGAACTGATCCATGACGCACCACCCGTGGACGCCTATGTCGCGCTGCGCACGGACGCAGGACTCTCACCGAAGACGGTCGAACAGGGAGCCGCCGCGATCGCAGGCACCTGGTTCTTCTGCCACATCCGCGAACGCTCGACCGCCCAGGTCGTCGCGATGGGCCGCGTGATCGGTGACGGAGGGTGGTACTTCCACATCGCCGACATCGCGACGCATCCGGACCATCAGCGGATGGGACTCGGTCGGGCCGTGATGGACACCCTCGTCGCGCGGATCCAGGACACGGCTCCGGCGAACCCGTACATCACGCTCCTCGCGGATCCTCCTGGTCGCCGGCTGTACGAACAGATCGGATTCGTGGAGACCGCTCCGACCGTGGGGATGCGACGGAGCTAG
- a CDS encoding VOC family protein, with the protein MAHPQHHALSYVEFGVDDLAATQAFYEAAFGWKFNDYGPTYRGIQAPDGEGEVGGLDAGAQPGQGPLVLLFSTDLDATVDAVRDAGGVIVTGPYEFPGGRRFEFEDPSGNRLGVFAEA; encoded by the coding sequence GTGGCTCACCCTCAGCATCATGCCCTCAGCTACGTCGAGTTCGGCGTGGACGATCTCGCCGCGACGCAGGCCTTCTACGAAGCCGCGTTCGGTTGGAAGTTCAACGACTACGGTCCGACATACCGAGGGATCCAGGCTCCCGACGGCGAAGGCGAGGTCGGTGGCTTGGATGCCGGTGCGCAGCCCGGTCAGGGGCCGCTGGTCCTGCTCTTCTCGACAGATCTGGATGCCACCGTCGACGCGGTTCGTGACGCTGGGGGAGTCATCGTCACCGGGCCCTACGAGTTCCCTGGCGGCCGACGCTTCGAGTTCGAGGACCCGAGTGGCAATCGACTGGGCGTCTTCGCAGAGGCGTGA
- a CDS encoding low temperature requirement protein A, translating into MTTDLLHRIGLIRMSGRDPRQSHRVASPLELFFDLVFVVAVSQASQSLHHGIAEGHAAETTLSYAMVFFAIWWAWMNFTWFASAFDTDDWLYRVTTIAQMAGVLVLAAGVHDAMAEGDWATVTWGYVIMRLALVTQWLRLALSDPENRSIALRYAAGIAIVQVLWLARLPLDGPAQFWTFWVMVALELLVPVWAERKRRTPWHPHHIAERFSLFTLILLGESLLASANSIIGARNGEARVDGLIGLAVAGIVTAAALWWVYFSRAQGERLTRNSRGFAFGYAHYLIFAAIGAVSAGIEVELDLLTGGAEHLTVATASLAFTIPVAVYMVMAWAVLLRGQVSGAASAIFLVCAGGVLLCAIAPVFTVAGTAALLCVAVAVMERERARARSLSDLETARHDG; encoded by the coding sequence ATGACCACAGACCTGCTGCACCGCATCGGCCTGATCCGCATGTCGGGGCGTGACCCTCGCCAATCGCACCGCGTCGCAAGCCCCCTGGAGCTGTTCTTCGACCTCGTCTTCGTGGTCGCGGTCTCGCAGGCGTCGCAGAGCCTGCACCACGGCATCGCGGAGGGTCACGCCGCCGAGACGACGCTGTCGTACGCGATGGTGTTCTTCGCGATCTGGTGGGCATGGATGAACTTCACCTGGTTCGCCTCGGCATTCGACACGGATGACTGGCTGTATCGCGTGACGACCATCGCGCAGATGGCCGGCGTGCTCGTATTGGCCGCGGGCGTCCACGATGCGATGGCGGAGGGCGACTGGGCGACCGTGACGTGGGGCTACGTCATCATGCGACTGGCCCTCGTGACCCAGTGGCTGCGGCTCGCGCTGTCCGACCCCGAGAACAGGTCCATTGCGCTGCGATACGCCGCAGGGATCGCGATCGTGCAGGTGCTGTGGCTGGCCCGCCTGCCGCTCGATGGCCCCGCCCAGTTCTGGACGTTCTGGGTCATGGTCGCGCTGGAGCTTCTCGTGCCGGTCTGGGCGGAGCGGAAGCGGCGCACGCCGTGGCATCCGCACCACATCGCGGAACGGTTCAGCCTGTTCACGCTCATCCTGCTCGGCGAGAGCCTACTCGCCTCCGCGAACTCGATCATCGGCGCACGCAACGGCGAAGCCCGTGTCGACGGCCTGATCGGTCTCGCCGTCGCGGGCATCGTGACGGCCGCCGCACTGTGGTGGGTCTACTTCTCCCGGGCGCAGGGCGAGCGCCTCACGCGCAACTCCCGCGGCTTCGCCTTCGGGTACGCGCACTACCTCATCTTCGCGGCGATCGGAGCTGTCTCCGCGGGCATCGAGGTCGAACTCGACCTGCTCACCGGAGGGGCTGAGCATCTCACCGTCGCGACGGCCTCTCTCGCTTTCACGATCCCCGTCGCGGTCTACATGGTCATGGCGTGGGCGGTGCTGCTGCGCGGGCAGGTGTCGGGCGCAGCATCCGCGATCTTCCTCGTCTGCGCAGGAGGAGTGCTGCTGTGTGCCATCGCCCCCGTGTTCACCGTCGCCGGCACCGCCGCACTCCTGTGCGTTGCCGTCGCGGTCATGGAACGTGAACGGGCGCGAGCACGGTCACTGTCAGACCTCGAGACCGCCCGCCACGACGGGTGA
- a CDS encoding S66 family peptidase: MPIRYPAPLVPGDTIAVTSPSSGVTNGERARLELAIAGLRDRGFNIVVGSCMDGTRHVSAPARERARELQMFLTDPGIRAVVPPWGGVTAIDLLPLLDWEVIGEAEPTWFVGFSDISTLLTPLTLLTGVATVHGNNLMDTPYRAPDGLFGWEDITALSEGASFTQTPPGRFRAIGWDNYLTHPDIDEMTLDTPGTWSRFDEGPEDVDVTGRLIGGCIDTLCNVAGTPYGDVPTFVDQHAPEGLIVYVEASSKDALTTCRALHGMRLAGFFDRASAVLIGRTRAPDTEYMTQREAVLDALGGLGVPLIGDVECGHVQPFMPIVNGALGRVRMTRSIRSLTQTLA; encoded by the coding sequence GTGCCCATTCGCTATCCCGCACCGCTTGTTCCGGGTGACACGATCGCCGTCACCTCGCCCTCCAGCGGGGTGACGAATGGCGAACGCGCACGGTTGGAGTTGGCGATCGCCGGGCTTCGCGACCGTGGATTCAATATCGTCGTCGGTTCCTGCATGGATGGCACGCGCCATGTGAGCGCACCAGCGCGGGAACGCGCCCGCGAACTCCAGATGTTCCTGACGGATCCGGGCATCCGTGCCGTCGTCCCGCCGTGGGGCGGAGTGACGGCGATCGACCTCCTTCCGCTCTTGGACTGGGAGGTGATCGGCGAGGCAGAGCCCACGTGGTTCGTCGGTTTCTCCGACATCTCGACGCTCCTGACGCCGCTCACGCTCCTGACCGGAGTCGCCACGGTGCACGGCAACAATCTGATGGACACTCCCTACCGGGCGCCCGACGGACTCTTCGGATGGGAGGACATCACGGCGCTGTCCGAAGGCGCGAGCTTCACGCAGACACCGCCGGGGCGATTCCGTGCGATCGGCTGGGACAACTATCTGACGCATCCCGACATCGACGAGATGACGCTGGACACCCCGGGGACCTGGAGTCGGTTCGATGAAGGCCCCGAAGACGTCGACGTGACCGGCCGGCTGATCGGCGGATGCATCGACACCCTGTGCAACGTCGCGGGAACTCCCTACGGCGATGTCCCGACATTCGTCGATCAGCACGCACCCGAGGGGCTCATCGTGTACGTGGAAGCGTCGAGCAAGGATGCGCTCACCACATGCCGCGCCCTGCACGGCATGCGGCTCGCCGGCTTCTTCGACCGCGCGAGCGCCGTCCTCATCGGACGCACCCGCGCTCCGGACACCGAGTACATGACGCAGCGCGAGGCCGTTCTCGATGCACTCGGCGGACTCGGGGTGCCGCTCATCGGCGATGTCGAGTGTGGGCATGTGCAGCCGTTCATGCCCATCGTGAACGGCGCCCTCGGACGTGTGCGCATGACGCGCAGCATCCGCTCCCTGACCCAGACGCTTGCGTGA
- a CDS encoding alpha/beta fold hydrolase: protein MTQHRIFETEGRAIPYIEEGSGPIGLVLIASESLERDGLGTVTHYLDEEAGFRVVRVGQSADRTAVADRIADVEAVIDHLGFATTWIGGYGAGGTIAREYANTHTERLNGLLLLGVEDVDIPLAPMIPVLIVQATEDATAPFANGEKLQATAPDRASIKTVEGADHLFPVTHPIETAVIIEEYLDWD from the coding sequence ATGACGCAGCATCGCATCTTCGAGACCGAAGGCCGCGCCATCCCCTACATCGAAGAGGGATCGGGACCGATCGGACTCGTGCTCATCGCGTCGGAGTCGCTCGAGCGCGACGGCCTCGGAACCGTCACGCACTACCTCGACGAAGAAGCCGGCTTCCGCGTCGTGCGCGTGGGTCAGAGCGCGGATCGCACTGCTGTCGCCGACCGCATCGCTGACGTCGAGGCGGTCATCGATCACCTCGGATTCGCGACGACGTGGATCGGGGGATACGGCGCAGGCGGAACGATCGCCCGTGAGTACGCGAACACCCACACCGAGCGCCTCAACGGTCTGCTCCTCCTCGGCGTCGAAGACGTCGACATCCCGCTCGCGCCGATGATCCCCGTGCTGATCGTGCAGGCCACCGAAGACGCCACGGCCCCCTTCGCGAACGGCGAGAAGCTGCAGGCCACGGCACCCGATCGTGCCAGCATCAAAACGGTCGAGGGAGCTGATCACCTGTTCCCGGTGACGCACCCGATCGAGACCGCCGTCATCATCGAGGAATATCTGGACTGGGACTGA
- a CDS encoding 1-acyl-sn-glycerol-3-phosphate acyltransferase, with the protein MLRRTLARMYWALSRWTLKTEAAPTRPTVLIGAPHTSNWDFVLMLAIAWRLGIDVRWLGKSSLFAGWRGPIMRRLGGIPVDRSDPSRVVGDVVARVRAGETFGLVVTPDGTRKGHTHWKSGFYRIARETGMPVTLGYVDRTTMTTGLGPTIELTGDIPADMDRIRAFYADKAGFRPQHRIEPRLREEAA; encoded by the coding sequence ATGCTTCGCCGTACCCTGGCCCGGATGTATTGGGCGCTCAGCCGCTGGACTCTGAAGACGGAGGCGGCGCCCACTCGTCCGACTGTTCTGATCGGCGCTCCGCATACGTCCAACTGGGATTTCGTCCTCATGCTCGCGATCGCCTGGCGCCTCGGGATCGACGTGCGCTGGCTCGGCAAGAGCAGCCTGTTCGCCGGATGGCGCGGACCGATCATGCGTCGTCTCGGGGGCATCCCGGTCGATCGATCCGACCCGAGCCGCGTCGTCGGCGATGTCGTGGCGCGTGTGCGCGCAGGCGAGACCTTCGGCCTGGTCGTGACCCCCGACGGGACCCGCAAGGGCCACACGCACTGGAAGAGCGGGTTCTATCGCATCGCCCGGGAGACGGGGATGCCGGTCACTCTCGGATACGTCGATCGCACGACCATGACGACGGGACTCGGCCCCACGATCGAGCTCACCGGCGACATCCCTGCGGACATGGACCGCATCCGCGCGTTCTACGCGGACAAGGCAGGGTTCCGCCCACAGCACCGCATCGAACCGCGACTGCGCGAAGAAGCCGCCTGA